A single genomic interval of Granulicella tundricola MP5ACTX9 harbors:
- a CDS encoding NCS1 family nucleobase:cation symporter-1, whose protein sequence is MIAAPTTRGSTEISDPDPRLYNADLAPTSVEDRTWGTYNYIALWFSMSMEVTTYMLAAGLIAGGMNWWQAVLTILLGNLIVLIPMLLNAHAGAKYGIPFPVIVRAPFGPRGANVPALLRAIVACGWFGIQCWIGGGAIAAMVGVLAPSTAGSQPILWACFLGFWLLNMIVVYRGVESIRHLQSFSAPFMAIMSLALLAFLYHRAGGLGPMLAAPSQFHTTRSFLAFFLPALTGMVGYWATLSLNIPDFTRYAKSQDAQIFGQAFGLPVAMTLYASLGIACTSASAVVFGHPIWSPVELLGKFHQPVVAFFALIGLLVATLNVNIGANVVGPSNDFANLAPSRISFRTGGLITGVLGLAIMPWKLMSSSSNFTSWLVGYSGLLGPVAGIMVADYFLLRHRRLSLDDLYRRNGAYEYSSGINPRALIALVAGVALALVGLVVPALHWLYSGAWFVGFFVSAGVYLALMTSVGATSTLQQSLELERP, encoded by the coding sequence TTGATCGCCGCTCCCACCACGCGTGGTTCCACTGAGATAAGCGATCCGGACCCGCGGCTTTATAACGCTGACCTTGCGCCGACAAGCGTCGAAGACCGCACCTGGGGCACGTACAACTACATTGCGTTGTGGTTCTCCATGTCGATGGAGGTCACGACGTACATGCTGGCGGCGGGGTTGATCGCAGGCGGCATGAACTGGTGGCAGGCGGTGCTGACGATCCTGCTGGGCAACCTCATCGTGCTGATTCCGATGCTGCTCAACGCGCACGCCGGAGCGAAGTATGGCATTCCCTTCCCTGTCATTGTGCGTGCGCCGTTTGGGCCTCGGGGCGCGAACGTTCCGGCGCTGCTGCGTGCGATCGTGGCGTGCGGTTGGTTCGGGATTCAGTGCTGGATCGGCGGCGGTGCCATTGCCGCCATGGTCGGCGTGCTGGCACCTTCCACTGCCGGCTCTCAGCCGATCCTGTGGGCTTGCTTCCTCGGCTTCTGGCTGCTGAACATGATCGTCGTCTATCGGGGCGTGGAATCCATCCGCCATCTGCAGAGCTTCTCAGCGCCGTTCATGGCGATCATGTCGCTCGCTCTGCTGGCTTTTCTGTATCACCGCGCCGGCGGGCTGGGGCCGATGCTGGCTGCGCCCTCGCAGTTCCATACGACACGCAGCTTTCTGGCCTTCTTTCTGCCGGCGCTGACGGGTATGGTGGGGTACTGGGCGACGCTCTCGCTGAACATCCCGGACTTCACGCGCTATGCCAAGTCGCAGGACGCGCAGATCTTCGGGCAGGCCTTTGGGCTACCAGTGGCGATGACGCTTTACGCGTCGCTGGGCATCGCCTGCACCTCCGCGTCGGCCGTCGTCTTCGGCCATCCCATCTGGTCGCCGGTTGAGCTGCTGGGCAAGTTTCATCAGCCGGTGGTGGCCTTCTTCGCGCTGATCGGCCTGTTGGTCGCGACGTTGAACGTGAACATCGGGGCCAACGTCGTCGGACCTTCCAACGACTTCGCCAACCTAGCCCCGAGCCGCATTTCGTTCCGCACCGGCGGCCTGATCACCGGCGTGCTGGGCCTCGCGATCATGCCTTGGAAGCTGATGAGTTCTTCCTCCAACTTCACAAGCTGGCTGGTGGGCTACTCCGGGCTCCTGGGCCCGGTGGCGGGCATCATGGTCGCAGACTATTTTCTGCTGCGGCATCGGCGGCTATCGCTGGATGATCTCTACCGCCGCAACGGGGCCTACGAGTACTCCAGCGGCATCAATCCGCGAGCGCTGATCGCACTGGTGGCGGGCGTTGCATTGGCGCTGGTGGGGCTCGTGGTGCCCGCGCTGCACTGGCTTTATAGCGGCGCGTGGTTCGTCGGTTTCTTTGTCTCGGCGGGCGTCTACCTTGCGCTGATGACCTCCGTTGGTGCAACCTCAACCTTGCAGCAGTCACTTGAGCTCGAAAGGCCGTAA
- the hydA gene encoding dihydropyrimidinase, which translates to MALSVLIQHGTVVNAGGSVKADVLIEGERIVAVAAGLDPAGHTVVDATGLLVMPGGIDVHTHLDMPFGGTTSADDYFTGTRAAAVGGTTTVFDFALQSHGHTLGDALTVWRGKAAGKACIDYGLHMAITDLNPHGGSEHETLREMDAMVAEGITTFKLFMAYPNVLMIDDGLMFRVMQHAAELKALCLIHAENGAAIDVIVAQALAEGKTAPHFHALTRSTQAEAEATHRAIALAEMAGASVYIVHLSNTDSLRELKAAQARGLKALAETCTQYLVLSLEEQMPGKSFDEAKYVFTPPLRSKTNHAPLWEALADGSLSVVSTDHCPFRFEDQKALGKDDFTKIPNGGPGIENRLQLLWHYGVNAGLLTPERFVELTSSAPAKIFGLPQKGQIAAGFDADVLLWNPNAEYTISAATQAMNTDYSMFEGWTVKGNASKVYSRGKLIVDEGRFVGEAGYGRFLRTEANAGGMA; encoded by the coding sequence ATGGCTTTGAGTGTACTGATTCAGCATGGGACCGTAGTCAACGCCGGCGGCAGCGTGAAGGCGGATGTACTGATCGAGGGCGAGCGGATCGTCGCGGTCGCGGCTGGGCTCGATCCGGCCGGGCATACGGTGGTGGATGCGACGGGGTTACTGGTGATGCCGGGTGGGATCGACGTCCATACGCATCTGGATATGCCGTTTGGCGGAACGACGTCCGCGGACGATTACTTTACCGGGACTCGCGCGGCAGCGGTGGGTGGGACCACGACGGTGTTCGACTTCGCGCTGCAGTCGCACGGGCATACGCTGGGCGATGCGCTGACGGTCTGGCGTGGGAAGGCTGCGGGAAAGGCGTGTATCGACTACGGGCTGCATATGGCGATCACGGACCTGAACCCGCATGGAGGCTCCGAGCACGAAACGCTGCGTGAGATGGACGCGATGGTGGCTGAAGGCATCACGACCTTCAAGCTGTTCATGGCGTATCCGAATGTGCTGATGATCGACGACGGGCTGATGTTCCGCGTCATGCAGCATGCGGCGGAGTTGAAGGCGCTGTGCCTGATCCACGCGGAGAATGGTGCGGCGATCGACGTGATCGTGGCGCAGGCGCTGGCCGAAGGCAAGACGGCCCCGCACTTCCATGCGCTGACCCGCAGCACACAGGCGGAGGCGGAGGCGACGCACCGTGCGATTGCCCTGGCGGAGATGGCCGGGGCTTCGGTGTATATCGTTCATCTGTCCAACACGGACAGCCTGCGGGAGCTGAAGGCGGCGCAGGCGCGTGGTCTGAAGGCGCTGGCGGAGACGTGTACGCAGTACCTGGTGCTCTCGCTCGAGGAGCAGATGCCGGGCAAGAGTTTCGACGAGGCGAAGTACGTGTTTACGCCGCCGCTGCGCTCGAAGACGAACCACGCGCCGTTGTGGGAGGCACTGGCGGATGGGTCTTTGAGTGTGGTTTCGACCGATCACTGTCCTTTCAGGTTTGAAGACCAGAAGGCGCTGGGCAAGGACGACTTTACGAAGATTCCCAACGGTGGGCCGGGGATCGAGAACCGCCTGCAACTGCTGTGGCACTACGGTGTGAACGCAGGCTTACTGACGCCGGAGCGCTTTGTGGAACTGACCTCGTCTGCGCCCGCAAAGATCTTCGGACTGCCGCAGAAGGGGCAGATCGCGGCAGGGTTCGATGCGGATGTGCTGCTGTGGAATCCGAACGCGGAGTACACGATCAGCGCGGCCACGCAGGCGATGAACACGGACTACAGCATGTTCGAAGGCTGGACCGTGAAGGGCAATGCCAGCAAGGTTTACTCGCGCGGCAAGCTGATTGTGGATGAGGGCCGCTTCGTAGGCGAAGCAGGATACGGGCGCTTCCTGCGGACCGAGGCGAACGCCGGAGGAATGGCTTGA